In one window of Thermus aquaticus DNA:
- a CDS encoding cytochrome c oxidase subunit 2A has product MEEKPVGALGVVAILALVILVFWFGVLAVFLARG; this is encoded by the coding sequence ATGGAGGAAAAACCGGTAGGCGCCTTAGGTGTGGTGGCGATTTTGGCCCTCGTGATCCTCGTCTTCTGGTTCGGGGTATTGGCCGTTTTCCTGGCTAGGGGGTAG
- a CDS encoding roadblock/LC7 domain-containing protein, giving the protein MVEPSLVLYGALYERAMGVLEETLRETGARYALFIDRKGFVLAHKEALWAPKPPPLDSLATLVAGNAAATQALAKLLGEARFQEVVHQGEHMGLYVDEAGEHALLLLVFDENAPLGKVKLHGKRAAETLARIAEEAIANPPKLHLDTEYREGAKALLDELFGN; this is encoded by the coding sequence ATGGTGGAACCTTCCCTGGTCCTTTACGGGGCCCTCTACGAGCGGGCCATGGGGGTCTTGGAAGAGACCCTCCGGGAAACCGGGGCCCGCTACGCCCTCTTCATAGACCGCAAGGGCTTCGTCCTGGCCCACAAGGAGGCCCTCTGGGCCCCCAAGCCCCCGCCTCTGGACTCCCTGGCCACCCTGGTGGCGGGCAACGCCGCCGCCACCCAGGCCCTGGCCAAGCTCCTGGGGGAAGCCCGCTTCCAGGAGGTGGTGCACCAGGGCGAACACATGGGCCTCTACGTGGACGAGGCCGGGGAGCACGCCCTCCTCCTCCTGGTTTTTGACGAGAACGCCCCCTTGGGCAAGGTCAAGCTCCACGGCAAGCGGGCGGCGGAGACCCTGGCCAGGATCGCCGAGGAGGCCATAGCCAACCCGCCCAAGCTCCACCTGGACACGGAGTACCGGGAAGGGGCCAAGGCCCTTCTGGACGAGCTTTTCGGCAACTAG
- a CDS encoding GTP-binding protein, whose protein sequence is MSTINFANREINFKIVYYGPGLSGKTTNLKWIYGRIPEGRKGEMVSLATEDERTLFFDFLPLDLGEVKGFKTRFHLYTVPGQVFYNASRKLILRGVDGIVFVADSAPNRLRANAESMRNMRENLAEYGLKVEDLPVVLQVNKRDLPDALPVDMVRAVVDPEGRFPVFEAVATEGKGVFETLKEVSRLVLARVGSAT, encoded by the coding sequence ATGAGCACCATCAACTTCGCCAACCGCGAGATCAACTTCAAGATCGTCTACTACGGTCCCGGGCTTTCGGGGAAGACCACCAACCTCAAGTGGATTTACGGCAGGATCCCTGAGGGGCGCAAGGGAGAGATGGTCTCCCTGGCCACCGAGGACGAGCGCACCCTCTTCTTTGACTTCCTGCCTTTGGATCTGGGGGAGGTGAAGGGCTTCAAGACCCGCTTCCACCTCTACACCGTCCCCGGCCAGGTCTTTTACAACGCCAGCCGCAAGCTGATCCTGAGGGGTGTGGACGGCATCGTCTTTGTGGCCGACTCGGCCCCCAACCGCCTCCGGGCCAACGCCGAGAGCATGCGCAACATGCGGGAAAACCTGGCGGAGTACGGCCTCAAGGTGGAGGACCTCCCGGTGGTGCTCCAGGTCAACAAGCGGGACCTGCCCGACGCCCTGCCCGTGGACATGGTGCGGGCCGTGGTGGACCCCGAGGGGCGCTTCCCCGTCTTTGAGGCGGTGGCCACCGAGGGCAAGGGGGTCTTTGAGACCTTGAAGGAGGTGAGCCGGCTGGTCCTGGCCCGGGTGGGGAGCGCCACCTGA
- a CDS encoding M20/M25/M40 family metallo-hydrolase — protein MKGFLEEAKALLAELIALPTVSAEGRALREGAEKVAEVLRGLGLSASLHEGYGPPVVYAEGGVGERTLLFYNHYDVQPPDPLDLWETDPFTLVERDGAWYGRGAHDDKGELVARVVALRLFREKHGFLPRVKFVVEGEEEVGSPHLADYVADKRDLLQAEAILWEAGGVDAKGRPYLYAGLKGIVALELRVRTAAFDLHSSYGAVVENPIYRLSLALASLRDEEGRVLIPGFYDRVRPLTPPEVEVLASIPDESEALKEAFGVRDFLGGARNLEFHQRLYAEPCVNFNGFHSGYGGPGSKTVLPAEAVAKLDFRLVPDQDPEEIPGLLKVHLEARGLHDVEVVVLEKGERPARSDLAHPFVGLAKAALEEAFGEKAVLYPNMAGSGPMHPFLHHLKAPAVGLGVGYPGSRVHSPNEHIRIRDFERGTLAILRLLERFFGV, from the coding sequence ATGAAGGGCTTTTTGGAGGAGGCCAAGGCGCTTTTGGCGGAGCTCATCGCCCTGCCCACGGTGAGCGCCGAGGGGCGGGCCCTTAGGGAGGGCGCGGAGAAGGTGGCCGAGGTCCTTCGGGGCCTGGGGCTTTCCGCCTCTTTGCACGAGGGGTATGGCCCCCCGGTGGTCTACGCCGAGGGCGGGGTAGGGGAGAGGACCCTGCTCTTTTACAACCACTACGACGTCCAGCCCCCGGACCCCTTGGACCTGTGGGAAACGGACCCCTTCACCCTGGTGGAGCGGGACGGGGCCTGGTACGGCCGGGGGGCCCACGACGACAAGGGGGAGCTGGTGGCCCGGGTCGTGGCCCTCAGGCTTTTCCGGGAAAAGCACGGCTTCCTGCCCCGGGTCAAGTTTGTGGTGGAGGGGGAGGAGGAGGTGGGTAGCCCGCACCTCGCCGACTATGTGGCCGATAAGCGGGACCTCCTCCAGGCCGAGGCCATCCTCTGGGAGGCGGGGGGCGTGGACGCTAAGGGGCGGCCCTACCTCTACGCCGGCCTGAAGGGCATCGTGGCCCTGGAGCTTCGGGTGCGGACGGCGGCCTTTGACCTCCACTCCTCCTACGGGGCCGTGGTGGAAAACCCCATCTACCGCCTCTCCTTGGCCCTGGCCTCCCTGAGGGACGAGGAGGGAAGGGTCCTGATCCCGGGCTTTTACGACCGGGTCCGCCCCCTCACCCCGCCGGAGGTGGAGGTTCTGGCCTCCATCCCCGACGAGTCCGAAGCCCTCAAGGAGGCCTTTGGGGTGAGGGACTTTCTGGGCGGGGCCAGGAACCTGGAGTTCCACCAGCGCCTCTACGCCGAGCCCTGCGTGAACTTTAACGGCTTCCACTCGGGCTACGGGGGGCCCGGTTCCAAGACCGTCCTCCCCGCCGAGGCCGTGGCCAAGCTGGACTTCCGCCTGGTGCCGGACCAGGACCCGGAGGAGATCCCGGGACTGCTCAAGGTCCACCTCGAGGCCCGGGGCCTCCACGACGTGGAGGTGGTGGTCCTGGAGAAGGGGGAGCGCCCGGCCCGCTCGGACCTGGCCCACCCCTTCGTGGGCTTGGCCAAGGCGGCTTTGGAGGAGGCCTTTGGGGAGAAGGCCGTCCTCTACCCCAACATGGCGGGCTCGGGGCCCATGCACCCCTTCCTCCACCACTTGAAGGCCCCGGCCGTGGGCCTCGGCGTGGGCTACCCGGGGAGCCGGGTCCATAGTCCCAACGAGCACATCCGCATCCGGGACTTTGAGCGGGGAACCCTGGCCATCCTTCGCCTTCTGGAGCGCTTCTTCGGCGTTTAA